A single genomic interval of Cherax quadricarinatus isolate ZL_2023a chromosome 76, ASM3850222v1, whole genome shotgun sequence harbors:
- the Cwc25 gene encoding pre-mRNA-splicing factor CWC25 homolog: MGGGDLNLKKSWHPHTMKNQERVWKAEQQKAEEDRKMAELQRELKEEREREMLRKTAEESGAVKKKTDDKLDWMYKGPGGHVSREEYLLGRKIDKAFEMLDKSESAANSAEGEQPPPQHNKAVYTIEHEINPESVIHREASNVQVDMRRKLMEDPLLVIRQREEETKRQITSNPVKMKQLQQLIATIRAKKKKKKRSSSSSSSSSSSDSSDDSSDSESEDDKKVSKKKKKKKKKKRKKHRKSSSSSSDSSDSDFSSSSEEDKKRKRKRKAKKEKKAKKSKKQDGKKKNKTKSKKKKKESDSDNEKELGISSECKKINIDSERRGRKEGNPSTREGYGDRMKNRDMRQSWNKDPQRDRERERSRERDRGWEQGRGRGGSKGRGRGWEQEREWGRDYRREDSVDRERTRECEMERRKEKERGNRERNERNRSPKHHQNEARSRSRSRERRDSHINRSRANKQRLTEEEMEKKRQEMMEAARKRDEERKENVRRYAEEKMKEEIMEESVEKFMRTQLLRASGGSIEERVKSRVSSVQRGDTHMESNFARK, translated from the exons ATGGGCGGTGGAGATCTA AACTTGAAGAAATCATGGCATCCGCATACAATGAAGAACCAAGAGCGAGTATGGAAGGCAGAGCAACAGAAAGCCGAAGAAGATCGCAAAATGGCTGAGCTCCAGCGAGAgctgaaggaggagagggagcgagagatGCTAAGGAAGACTGCAGAAGAGTCTGGGGCAGTCAAGAAAAAGACCGATGATAAACTTGACTGGATGTATAAG ggCCCAGGGGGTCATGTTAGCCGTGAAGAATACTTACTGGGGCGTAAAATTGATAAAGCCTTTGAGATGCTGGATAAATCAGAATCTGCTGCTAATTCAGCAGAGGGTGAgcagcctccaccacaacacaacaaggCAGTGTACACCATAGAACATG AAATCAACCCTGAGTCtgtgatccaccgagaggccagCAACGTCCAGGTTGATATGCGACGGAAGCTGATGGAAGACCCACTCTTAGTAATACGTCAGAGGGAGGAAGAAACCAAGCGGCAGATCACAAGTAATCCTGTTAAGATGAAGCAGTTACAGCAATTG ATAGCAACAATCAGAgctaagaagaagaaaaagaaaagatccagtagcagcagcagttccAGTTCTTCTTCAGATTCCTCTGATGACAGCTCTGACTCTGAGTCAGAGGATGATAAGAAAGTGtctaagaagaaaaagaaaaagaagaagaagaaaaggaaaaagCACCGGAAAAGCTCTTCATCCAGCAGTGACTCCTCAGATAGCGACTTCAGTTCCAGTTCTGAGGAAgataagaagaggaagagaaaacgTAAAGCCAAAAAAGAAAAGAAGGCAAAGAAAAGT AAAAAACAAGATGGCAAAAAAAAGAACAAAACTAAatcaaagaagaaaaagaaagagagtgATAGTGATAATGAAAAAGAGTTAGGAATTAGCAGTGAATGTAAAAAGATAAACATTGACTCTGAAAGAagagggaggaaagagggaaacccgtcaacaCGTGAAGGATATGGGGACAGAATGAAAAATAGAGACATGCGTCAGTCGTGGAATAAAGATCCccagagagatagagaaagagagagaagtagagaaagagatagagggtGGGaacagggaagaggaagaggaggaagcaaGGGCAGAGGTAGAGGGTGGGAACAGGAAAGAGAATGGGGCAGGGATTATAGGAGGGAAGATAGTGTGGATAGAGAAAGAACAAGGGAATGTGAAATGGAGAGAAGAAAGGAAAAGGAGAGGGGCAACAGAGAGAGAAATGAAAGGAATCGATCACCTAAACATCATCAAAATGAAGCTAGAAGTAGAAGTAGgagtagagagaggagagatagtcACATAAACAGATCAAGAGCAAACAAGCAAAGGTTAACAGAGGAGGAAATGGAAAAAAAGAGACAAGAAATGATGGAAGCAGCAAGGAAACGAGACgaagaaaggaaagaaaatgTTCGGCGGTATGCAGAAGAGAAAATGAAGGAGGAGATAATGGAGGAATCAGTGGAAAAGTTCATGAG GACTCAGCTGTTAAGAGCATCAGGAGGCAGCATCGAGGAGCGAGTCAAGTCTCGTGTTAGCTCGGTGCAACGAGGAGACACTCACATGGAGTCGAATTTTGCCAGAAAGTAA